From Candidatus Neomarinimicrobiota bacterium, the proteins below share one genomic window:
- the folB gene encoding dihydroneopterin aldolase produces MGIIRLKNMQFYGFHGVSESEKHLGGRFEVDAKMTLSLKSACESDDLNKTINYESIYQTVGDCVKKDKFYLIEALANSIAKDILKNHPIDSITIRVRKPHAPVRGVLDTVEVEIMRSKADYA; encoded by the coding sequence ATGGGAATCATTCGTTTAAAAAATATGCAGTTTTACGGCTTCCACGGCGTGAGCGAATCTGAAAAACATTTGGGCGGTCGCTTTGAGGTGGATGCTAAAATGACACTATCTTTGAAATCAGCTTGTGAATCTGATGACTTGAATAAAACCATCAATTACGAATCCATATATCAAACAGTGGGTGATTGTGTTAAGAAGGATAAGTTTTACTTAATCGAAGCATTAGCCAATTCGATTGCCAAAGATATTCTAAAAAACCATCCTATTGATTCTATTACTATTCGCGTAAGAAAACCACATGCGCCTGTGCGAGGCGTGCTGGATACGGTTGAAGTGGAGATTATGCGCTCCAAGGCGGATTATGCCTGA
- the folK gene encoding 2-amino-4-hydroxy-6-hydroxymethyldihydropteridine diphosphokinase, whose translation MPELVYLGIGSNIGDRETNIFSAIAALEVRNEITVSRSASIYETDPLYNADQPKFLNTVVELKTDLDPEVLLQVCQGIELMLGRPRDHKKNEPRVIDIDILAYETKMIEMTHLNIPHPEIFARKFVLVPWVELAPEFMVQSFNRTVLKLLELCPDISNVRLHPLEKSA comes from the coding sequence ATGCCTGAATTGGTCTACCTCGGAATTGGATCAAACATCGGTGACAGAGAAACAAATATCTTTTCAGCAATTGCTGCTTTAGAAGTCCGGAATGAAATTACCGTAAGTAGGAGTGCTTCAATTTATGAAACAGATCCGTTATATAATGCTGATCAGCCCAAATTCCTTAATACGGTTGTTGAACTAAAAACAGATCTTGATCCGGAAGTACTGTTGCAAGTATGTCAGGGGATTGAACTTATGTTGGGTAGACCGCGGGATCATAAAAAGAATGAACCACGGGTGATTGATATTGATATCCTAGCTTATGAAACCAAAATGATTGAAATGACTCATTTAAACATTCCCCACCCAGAGATATTTGCACGTAAGTTTGTCCTTGTTCCTTGGGTAGAACTTGCGCCGGAATTCATGGTGCAAAGTTTTAACAGGACAGTTTTAAAATTACTTGAATTATGCCCGGACATATCTAATGTTCGGTTGCATCCATTGGAAAAATCTGCATGA